A window of the Ostrea edulis chromosome 1, xbOstEdul1.1, whole genome shotgun sequence genome harbors these coding sequences:
- the LOC125680346 gene encoding uncharacterized protein LOC125680346: MGTLMKIPEITRAVGNAVIVDPLTAGSARDPADPQDRRSDGQIGATVTITCLTSICFVLVAVFCRERSENEFAFIAFLVIILVIVLIAIFAILWISVVAHRNTDTWYRYDTREQKDGLKIAITFLWVFGMASVVGEALEMTTNISCLDFNHKINTTGYKVRWYLICSNLTTILFCCIQITFVSYFIHYNFGNYISINYGFLITLMTNAVLWFISEEKKIAEYYEKDSNTHVNRSQDPCFWGSNITRYVASNLNPYLSPANIEFFLLSSGLILGMMPKRSESNAPHEDDRWSSDEMVPILHSSERRTSADRIHQHLHPVTYLSFIIVVIIVNLTLITGNVIFVFVQPEMFSTWISIDTCYKVIMTIVIMLIYYHIHIMGNIEPGNYYLKPGQYILLISTTGTVAVCMFGMIGGIQILPTLAGTIYIAGNCLDIYVAFSQTTLLIHLERVNRLQFKGNHIPTEILCFFMASCNISYWIIDSFVDARYAESKYIKGPIFENWDHLQKLLAPLLIFYRFHTFLDWYILYCKFKRMHTFY; this comes from the exons ATGGG tactttgatgaaaATACCTGAAATCACAAGGGCCGTTGGAAATGCCGTGATTGTGGATCCTCTAACCGCTGGGAGTGCACGCGATCCAGCCGACCCACAAGACCGCCGCTCCGATGGTCAGATAGGTGCAACTGTGACCATCACCTGTCTCACCTCCATTTGCTTCGTCCTCGTCGCAGTATTTTGTCGTGAGCGCTCCGaaaatgaatttgcatttaTCGCCTTTTTAGTGATCATATTAGTAATCGTTTTAATCGCCATATTTGCTATTCTATGGATATCTGTTGTTGCTCATCGTAATACGGATACCTGGTATCGATATGATACAAGAGAACAAAAAGACGGACTAAAAATTGCCATTACATTCCTATGGGTTTTCGGTATGGCTTCTGTTGTTGGAGAGGCTTTAGAAATGACGACAAACATAAGTTGCTTAGATTTTAATCACAAGATAAATACCACCGGATACAAGGTTAGATGGTACTTGATTTGCAGTAATCTGACCACTATTTTATTCTGCTGTATCCAGATAACTTTCGTGAGTTACTTCATTCATTACAATTTCGGAAATTATATCTCCATAAACTATGGCTTTCTGATCACGCTAATGACGAATGCTGTGTTGTGGTTCATCtctgaagagaaaaaaatagcAGAATATTacgaaaaagattccaacacaCATGTAAACAGGTCACAAGATCCTTGCTTTTGGGGATCAAATATTACAAGATATGTCGCGTCTAATCTGAACCCTTACCTTTCACCAGCGAACATCGAGTTCTTTTTGCTCTCCTCCGGATTAATCCTGGGAATGATGCCAAAACGTTCTGAAAGCAATGCTCCACATGAGGACGACCGGTGGTCGTCTGATGAAATGGTTCCAATCCTACATTCATCAGAAAGACGAACATCTGCAGACAGGATCCACCAACATCTCCACCCTGTTACTTACCTTAGTTTCATTATTGTAGTCATTATTGTCAATCTAACACTTATTACAGGCAATGTGATATTCGTCTTTGTTCAACCAGAGATGTTTTCTACGTGGATATCCATTGACACATGCTACAAAGTTATCATGACAATAGTGATAATGCTCATCTATTATCACATCCATATTATGGGTAACATTGAGCCAGGAAATTACTATCTTAAGCCAGGCCAGTACATACTTCTTATCTCTACAACAGGCACTGTAGCCGTCTGTATGTTCGGAATGATCGGGGGTATCCAAATCCTCCCAACACTTGCAGGAACTATCTATATAGCAGGCAATTGTTTGGACATTTACGTGGCTTTCTCACAAACTACTTTGTTGATACATTTAGAAAGAGTTAACCGACTTCAATTTAAAGGCAACCACATTCCTACCGAAATTCTCTGCTTTTTTATGGCTTCCTGCAACATCTCATATTGGATAATAGACAGTTTTGTTGATGCCCGTTATGCAGAGTCAAAATACATCAAGGGCCCGATATTTGAAAACTGGGATCATTTACAAAAGTTACTAGCaccattgttaattttttaccGTTTCCACACATTTCTTGATTGGTACATACTATACTGTAAATTCAAAAGAATGCATACTTTTTATTAG